One stretch of Candidatus Eremiobacterota bacterium DNA includes these proteins:
- a CDS encoding GNAT family N-acetyltransferase, with the protein MIECRTMAGAERFDAFALMKRFREESAVGDALALFVDRPDYGFVWLAYDDGIPAGCVSVSFAISSETGGLAACLRDLWVVQDRRRHGIGSALLATLRGRLDQLSVSQIEAVIPPEAALQAFFARLNYAACEAARVTFRLR; encoded by the coding sequence GTGATCGAATGCCGCACGATGGCCGGCGCCGAGCGCTTCGACGCGTTCGCGCTGATGAAGCGCTTTCGCGAGGAGTCTGCGGTCGGCGACGCCCTGGCGCTGTTCGTCGACCGCCCGGACTACGGGTTCGTGTGGCTGGCGTACGACGACGGTATACCCGCGGGCTGCGTTTCGGTCTCCTTCGCGATCTCCAGCGAAACCGGCGGTCTGGCGGCGTGCCTGCGCGATCTCTGGGTCGTCCAGGACCGTCGCCGGCACGGCATCGGTTCAGCCTTGCTCGCGACGCTGCGTGGACGCCTCGACCAGCTCTCCGTCAGCCAGATCGAAGCCGTGATTCCGCCCGAGGCGGCGTTGCAAGCGTTCTTCGCGCGCTTGAACTACGCCGCATGCGAGGCGGCGCGCGTGACCTTCAGGCTCCGATGA
- a CDS encoding N-acetylmuramic acid 6-phosphate etherase, whose translation MSDLPATETLDPATAMIDRLDDVALARVLVESHRGAVDAALAAVNQIALATTYFAETLERGGRVVLIGAGTSGRLAVLDAAELPPTFGVDPAFVQARIAGGDGALRRAVEGAEDDADAGARSVEDVGADDLVIGVSASGGAPFVRAAVVAARARGARTVGIVNAPNGALAREADVGIVAATGAEPIQGSTRMRAGTAQKIVLNTISTGAMIRLGKTYGNRMVDVVATNAKLRARSERLVRDLAGEADARALLEAAGGSVKTAIVMARRGVDRAEAERLLQQARGRLSSVIGA comes from the coding sequence GTGAGCGACCTTCCCGCCACCGAAACGCTCGATCCGGCGACCGCCATGATCGACCGCCTCGACGACGTCGCGCTCGCGCGCGTGCTGGTCGAGAGCCATCGCGGTGCGGTCGACGCCGCGCTCGCCGCCGTCAACCAGATCGCGCTGGCGACGACGTATTTCGCCGAGACGCTCGAGCGCGGCGGCCGCGTCGTGCTGATCGGCGCAGGAACGAGCGGGCGCCTAGCCGTGCTCGACGCGGCGGAACTGCCGCCGACGTTCGGCGTCGACCCCGCCTTCGTGCAGGCGCGCATCGCCGGCGGCGACGGCGCGCTGCGGCGCGCGGTCGAAGGCGCGGAAGACGACGCGGACGCGGGCGCGCGCAGCGTCGAGGACGTCGGCGCGGACGATCTGGTGATCGGCGTCTCGGCGAGCGGCGGCGCGCCGTTCGTGCGGGCCGCCGTGGTGGCCGCGCGGGCGCGCGGGGCGCGAACGGTGGGGATCGTCAACGCGCCGAACGGCGCGCTGGCGCGCGAGGCCGACGTCGGAATCGTTGCGGCGACGGGCGCCGAACCGATTCAAGGCTCGACGCGGATGCGGGCCGGGACGGCGCAGAAGATCGTGCTGAACACGATCTCGACCGGCGCGATGATCCGGCTAGGAAAGACCTACGGCAACCGCATGGTGGACGTCGTCGCGACGAACGCCAAGCTGCGCGCGCGCAGCGAGCGGCTGGTGCGCGACCTGGCCGGCGAGGCGGACGCGCGCGCTCTGCTCGAAGCGGCAGGCGGCTCGGTGAAGACCGCGATCGTCATGGCGCGGCGCGGCGTCGACCGCGCCGAAGCGGAGCGATTGCTGCAGCAGGCGCGCGGTCGCCTGTCGAGCGTCATCGGAGCCTGA
- a CDS encoding anhydro-N-acetylmuramic acid kinase, with product MKIAGVLSGTSLDGIDVAVCEVTTAGESVRVQSERFATVPFDEALRARIIAAYPPAPVGALELSALHAAIGEAFGDAVRSVAAGTHLDAVASHGVTLAHDGAAHHTLQLGDAFRIRERTNATVIYDFRSADTAAGGTGAPLVPFVDAILFAEHAPCVALNLGGIANMTVLPEGIAFDSGPANLPIDTYVALRTEGAQRYDEDGKLARSGAVNEAILARMLDDPYFRRALPKTAGREEFGAPYVARWRPELDALPFADAVATLTALTVRSVVDAFRAMAPHANLLIVSGGGARNNALVEGLRTQLPGLQVSISDEFGIDADAKEALAFAVLGYTTLRGRAAGLPHVTGARGARVLGAIAPHHLDALLETFQEE from the coding sequence GTGAAGATCGCCGGCGTTCTCTCCGGCACGTCGCTCGACGGGATCGACGTCGCCGTCTGCGAGGTGACCACCGCCGGCGAGAGCGTCCGCGTGCAGAGCGAACGCTTCGCCACCGTGCCGTTCGACGAAGCACTGCGCGCGCGGATCATCGCGGCGTATCCGCCGGCCCCGGTCGGCGCGCTCGAGCTTTCCGCGCTGCACGCCGCGATCGGCGAAGCGTTCGGCGACGCGGTGCGCAGCGTTGCCGCCGGCACGCACCTCGACGCGGTCGCCTCGCACGGCGTCACGCTGGCGCACGACGGCGCGGCGCACCACACGCTGCAGCTCGGTGACGCGTTTCGCATTCGCGAGCGCACGAACGCGACGGTGATCTATGATTTTCGCAGCGCGGACACGGCGGCGGGCGGCACCGGCGCGCCGCTGGTCCCCTTCGTCGACGCGATCCTGTTCGCCGAGCACGCGCCGTGCGTCGCCTTGAACCTCGGCGGCATCGCCAACATGACCGTCCTCCCCGAGGGCATCGCGTTCGACTCCGGCCCCGCGAATCTCCCGATCGACACCTACGTAGCGCTGAGAACGGAAGGTGCGCAGCGCTACGACGAGGACGGCAAGCTCGCTCGCAGCGGAGCCGTGAACGAAGCCATACTCGCCCGCATGCTCGACGACCCGTACTTCCGCCGCGCTCTGCCGAAAACGGCCGGGAGGGAAGAATTCGGCGCGCCGTACGTCGCGCGCTGGCGCCCCGAGCTCGACGCGCTGCCGTTCGCCGACGCCGTCGCGACGCTGACCGCATTAACCGTCCGCAGCGTCGTGGACGCATTCCGCGCGATGGCACCGCATGCAAACCTGCTGATCGTCAGCGGCGGCGGCGCGCGCAATAACGCTCTCGTCGAAGGCTTGCGAACGCAATTACCAGGCCTGCAAGTATCGATCTCCGACGAATTCGGAATCGACGCGGACGCGAAAGAAGCGTTGGCCTTCGCGGTCCTCGGCTACACGACGTTGCGCGGTCGTGCAGCCGGCTTGCCGCACGTCACGGGCGCGCGAGGAGCGCGCGTTCTCGGCGCAATTGCGCCACACCACCTCGACGCGCTACTCGAGACGTTTCAAGAAGAATGA
- a CDS encoding serine hydrolase — protein sequence MFAEAGAAVRAALGTRFSAAVVRIEQGGRLRYERAFGRTRADEPAVPVYNDTRFDLASITKVFVSTIALNLVARGELSLDGSLETLVPEWRGTPHAAIMLRRILAHDAGFKSGADYRTLLDKDVERFALTEPLAALPGEKVIYSDLGFIALGAILARAARRTLARTVEQTLHAWGATSIAYRPRGRERTTIPATETDAWRGRVQADVHDEKAHLMGGVAGHAGLFGTAHDVALLGEWYLAALRNRPTPLDVGLAREAVREQAWDPVLRRGLGWALKTNDDNSCGPLMSPNTFGHTGFTGTSMWIDPERDLNVVLLTNAVHFGRTDLRPIRAAVADAAVAAVDAATGLREAGAAAS from the coding sequence CTGTTCGCTGAAGCCGGCGCGGCGGTTCGCGCCGCGCTCGGCACGCGCTTCAGCGCCGCGGTCGTCCGGATCGAGCAAGGCGGGCGCCTGCGCTACGAACGCGCCTTCGGCCGGACGCGGGCGGACGAGCCCGCCGTTCCGGTCTACAACGACACGCGCTTCGACCTCGCCTCGATCACCAAAGTCTTCGTGTCGACGATCGCGCTGAACCTGGTCGCGCGCGGCGAGCTCTCGCTCGACGGATCGCTCGAAACGCTCGTTCCGGAATGGCGCGGCACGCCGCACGCCGCGATCATGCTGCGCCGCATCCTCGCGCACGACGCCGGCTTCAAGAGCGGCGCCGACTACCGCACGCTGCTCGACAAAGACGTCGAACGGTTCGCCTTGACCGAACCGCTCGCCGCGCTGCCCGGCGAGAAGGTGATCTACAGCGACCTCGGCTTCATCGCGCTCGGCGCGATCCTCGCCCGCGCCGCGCGCCGCACGCTCGCGCGCACCGTCGAGCAAACGCTGCACGCGTGGGGCGCGACGTCGATCGCCTATCGGCCGCGCGGCCGCGAGCGCACGACGATCCCGGCCACCGAGACGGACGCCTGGCGCGGCAGGGTCCAAGCCGACGTTCACGACGAGAAAGCGCACCTGATGGGCGGCGTCGCCGGCCACGCCGGCCTGTTCGGAACCGCGCACGACGTCGCGCTGCTCGGCGAGTGGTATCTCGCCGCGCTTCGCAACCGCCCGACCCCGCTCGACGTCGGCTTGGCGCGCGAAGCGGTGCGCGAGCAAGCCTGGGATCCGGTGCTGCGGCGCGGCCTCGGCTGGGCGCTGAAGACGAACGACGACAACTCGTGCGGCCCGCTGATGTCGCCGAACACGTTCGGCCACACTGGCTTCACCGGCACGTCGATGTGGATCGATCCCGAGCGCGACCTGAACGTCGTCTTGCTCACGAACGCCGTGCATTTCGGCCGCACGGACCTCCGCCCGATTCGCGCCGCCGTCGCCGACGCAGCGGTCGCTGCCGTCGATGCTGCAACAGGGCTGCGCGAAGCGGGCGCCGCGGCGTCGTGA
- the nagZ gene encoding beta-N-acetylhexosaminidase: MTLPADPLALARGVIGVGFPGSTLADVPLGALRDFAPGAFILFARNVGTTDELRALVAALRASGAPPPLIAVDQEGGRVERLQHGVAQLPSAMAVGAAGDAALAERLGTLLGRDLARLGISADLAPVADLALQPRSTVIATRAYGDDPERVAALAGAFARGLERGGVAAAVKHFPGHGSTAEDSHVALPRIDAHAATLRARDLIPFRRVLAAGAVSLVLTAHVVVEAFDPERPATLSPAVLTNLLRGELAYDGVIATDCLEMDAIAHGVGTVRGAVLALAAGADLLWISHRLELAHQAAAAIATAVDDGEIPLARLQEAHARIRRLREHLANRAAYEGPVDEDAPLEAARRAVTVLRGEPRLRPHKAVTVISFEGTATDNAALSGARKRVEETPSLSAALRRRGVKSEVMRVPLEPESDDVDLLLEHVPALGDREFAIVTRDAHLHAAQSAAVARILELAPDALIVSARSPYDAALWPQARRIMCIYGTQAISLEGCADVLTGRAEPRGELPVRIAEDAAVR, from the coding sequence ATGACGCTCCCCGCTGATCCGCTGGCGCTCGCACGCGGCGTGATCGGAGTCGGTTTTCCCGGCAGCACGCTGGCCGACGTCCCGCTCGGCGCGCTGCGCGACTTCGCACCGGGCGCGTTCATCCTGTTCGCGCGCAACGTCGGCACGACGGACGAGCTGCGCGCGCTCGTCGCCGCGCTGCGCGCGAGCGGTGCGCCGCCCCCGCTGATCGCGGTCGATCAAGAAGGCGGCCGCGTCGAGCGGCTGCAGCACGGCGTCGCGCAGCTTCCGTCCGCGATGGCGGTCGGCGCGGCCGGCGACGCCGCGCTGGCGGAACGGCTCGGCACGCTGCTCGGGCGCGATCTCGCGCGCCTCGGGATCAGCGCCGACCTCGCGCCGGTCGCGGATCTCGCGCTGCAGCCGCGCAGCACGGTCATCGCGACGCGCGCGTACGGCGACGATCCCGAGCGCGTCGCCGCGTTGGCCGGCGCGTTCGCGCGCGGTCTCGAACGCGGCGGCGTCGCCGCGGCCGTGAAGCATTTCCCCGGCCACGGCTCGACCGCCGAGGACTCGCACGTCGCGCTGCCGCGTATCGACGCCCACGCGGCGACGCTGCGCGCGCGCGATCTGATTCCGTTCCGGCGCGTGCTCGCGGCCGGCGCGGTATCCCTCGTGCTCACCGCACACGTCGTCGTCGAAGCGTTCGACCCCGAACGCCCCGCGACGCTCTCGCCCGCCGTGCTGACAAATTTGCTGCGCGGCGAGCTCGCGTACGATGGCGTCATTGCGACCGATTGCCTCGAGATGGACGCGATCGCACACGGCGTCGGCACCGTGCGCGGCGCCGTCCTCGCGCTGGCCGCCGGCGCGGATCTCTTGTGGATCAGCCACCGGCTCGAGCTCGCGCACCAAGCCGCCGCCGCGATCGCCACGGCGGTCGACGACGGCGAGATTCCGCTGGCGCGCTTGCAGGAAGCGCACGCGCGCATCCGTCGCTTGCGCGAGCACCTCGCAAACCGCGCCGCATACGAGGGCCCCGTCGACGAGGACGCGCCGCTCGAAGCCGCGCGCCGCGCCGTCACCGTGCTGCGCGGTGAGCCGCGACTGCGCCCGCACAAAGCGGTCACCGTCATCTCGTTCGAAGGAACCGCCACCGACAACGCGGCGCTCTCCGGCGCCCGAAAGCGCGTGGAAGAAACACCCTCGCTCAGCGCCGCGCTGCGGCGCCGCGGCGTGAAAAGCGAGGTGATGCGCGTCCCGCTCGAGCCCGAAAGCGACGACGTCGACCTGCTCCTGGAACACGTTCCGGCGCTCGGCGACCGCGAGTTCGCGATCGTCACTCGCGACGCGCACCTGCACGCCGCGCAGAGCGCGGCGGTCGCGCGCATTCTGGAGCTCGCACCCGACGCGCTGATCGTCTCCGCGCGCTCACCGTACGACGCGGCGCTGTGGCCGCAAGCACGCCGGATCATGTGTATCTACGGCACGCAGGCCATCTCGCTCGAGGGCTGCGCCGACGTGCTGACCGGCCGCGCGGAGCCGCGCGGCGAGCTGCCGGTCCGCATCGCCGAGGACGCCGCTGTTCGCTGA
- a CDS encoding retropepsin-like domain-containing protein translates to MRAGALAAAFATLAAAPPSDPLAAIAEASGHPAVLHFRATGTHVEEGRTVVTTFDQLGTAALIRRCVAGVCGGTWFDGSRRWTFGLNDVPLPEEVGAATLTERTLAAVASYAFAEPAFRAGGGTAVRAADGRWRVRAPDGAELLVTLDPASRTVRRVELPDGSPVAVYVRDTRAGGGVFPLDRAGPFEAGRLDQVTVVREPLAPPAGVPVTLTGAGTLELGSEPIPIVPCTVGGKRARCLLDSGATPSAVTLSVAEALNLEPHGELEISGLARFATGFVEAGPLALGPARFERAKFAVIPPSSAASFDVVVGSDLMARLRLVFDRSRGTVRVLAAGSSAASASAAKLTFRSGSPVLRTTVGSREMPALLDTGDQAVLSFGYAAYREGTQWPVVSRGEVLGVGSAGEDAFFVEVPDVQVGSLALGKTRALVRRTQTLAHVGIGSWDRYLVDLDEAAERVVFSPR, encoded by the coding sequence GTGCGGGCTGGTGCGCTTGCCGCGGCGTTCGCGACCCTCGCCGCCGCGCCGCCGTCCGATCCGCTCGCGGCGATCGCTGAAGCGAGCGGCCACCCTGCCGTGCTGCACTTCCGCGCCACCGGCACGCACGTCGAGGAAGGCCGCACCGTCGTCACGACGTTCGACCAGCTCGGGACGGCGGCGCTGATCCGGCGCTGCGTCGCGGGCGTCTGCGGCGGCACTTGGTTTGACGGCTCGCGGCGCTGGACGTTCGGGCTCAACGACGTCCCGCTTCCCGAGGAGGTCGGTGCGGCGACGCTCACCGAGCGCACGCTCGCGGCGGTCGCCTCGTATGCATTCGCCGAGCCGGCTTTCCGCGCCGGCGGCGGGACAGCCGTGCGGGCGGCCGACGGGCGCTGGCGAGTGCGGGCGCCCGACGGCGCCGAGCTGCTGGTGACGCTCGACCCGGCGAGCCGCACCGTCCGCCGCGTCGAGCTTCCCGACGGCAGCCCGGTCGCGGTCTATGTCCGCGACACGCGCGCCGGCGGCGGCGTCTTCCCGCTCGACCGGGCCGGGCCGTTCGAGGCCGGACGGCTGGATCAGGTCACCGTGGTCCGCGAGCCGCTCGCGCCGCCGGCCGGCGTTCCCGTGACGCTCACCGGCGCGGGCACGTTGGAGCTTGGCTCCGAGCCGATCCCCATCGTTCCGTGCACGGTGGGCGGCAAGCGCGCGCGCTGTCTGCTCGACAGCGGCGCGACGCCCAGCGCGGTGACGCTGAGCGTCGCCGAGGCGCTCAACTTGGAGCCGCACGGCGAGCTGGAGATCTCCGGGCTGGCGCGGTTCGCGACCGGCTTCGTCGAGGCCGGGCCGCTGGCGCTCGGCCCGGCCCGGTTCGAGCGCGCGAAGTTCGCCGTGATCCCGCCCTCGAGCGCGGCCAGCTTCGACGTCGTCGTCGGAAGCGATCTCATGGCTCGGCTGCGACTCGTGTTCGACCGCAGCCGGGGAACCGTGCGCGTTCTGGCCGCCGGCTCGTCGGCCGCCTCGGCGTCCGCGGCGAAGCTGACGTTCCGGTCCGGCTCGCCGGTGCTCCGGACGACGGTGGGATCACGCGAGATGCCGGCGCTTCTCGATACGGGGGACCAGGCGGTCCTCTCGTTCGGCTACGCCGCGTACCGTGAGGGAACGCAGTGGCCGGTCGTGTCGCGCGGCGAGGTGCTCGGGGTGGGCAGCGCCGGCGAAGACGCGTTCTTCGTCGAGGTCCCGGACGTTCAGGTCGGGTCGCTGGCGCTGGGGAAGACGCGGGCCCTCGTCCGGCGCACGCAGACCCTCGCGCACGTCGGGATCGGGAGCTGGGACCGCTACCTGGTCGATCTGGACGAAGCGGCCGAGCGGGTGGTGTTCAGCCCTCGCTGA
- the mscL gene encoding large conductance mechanosensitive channel protein MscL, translated as MARGNVIDLAVAVVVGAAFTAVVNALVKDLITPLIAALVGKPDFSRLGFTLNHSHFPLGDFVNALLTFVLDALVIYYLIIVPLRAAADRFEPSTPVMAQKTCPECLSEIPQDARRCKYCTAVVIRGADART; from the coding sequence ATCGCGCGCGGCAACGTGATCGACCTTGCGGTCGCCGTGGTGGTCGGTGCGGCGTTCACCGCGGTCGTCAACGCGCTGGTGAAAGACCTGATCACGCCGCTGATCGCCGCCTTGGTCGGGAAGCCGGACTTCTCACGGCTCGGCTTCACGCTCAACCACTCGCACTTCCCGCTCGGCGACTTCGTGAACGCGCTGCTGACGTTCGTCCTCGACGCGCTGGTGATCTACTACCTCATCATCGTGCCGCTCCGGGCCGCCGCCGACCGATTCGAGCCGAGCACGCCGGTGATGGCGCAGAAGACGTGCCCCGAGTGCCTGAGCGAGATTCCACAGGACGCGCGCCGCTGCAAGTACTGCACGGCGGTGGTCATACGCGGCGCCGACGCGCGCACTTGA
- a CDS encoding FAD-dependent oxidoreductase, producing the protein MTDVVVVGAGAAGLAAARVLTQHGASVAVLEARDRIGGRLFTREDPALPVPVDLGGEFIHGAVPETFALLRAAGSVAIDTGGTSYTYEDGALRLRDDPFEIIARVVSGARELREDVSVEAYLQSIGDGPDAERERGYTRMMVEGFDAADPALASICAIAAEWGDESGQTSRQFRPLGGYARLMRALHGALDPARAQVSLSTTVHLVRREAGAVCVDATRATGTEVSIAARAAIVTLPVGVLKANAVRFEPPLPPPKLDALAKLLMGPVVRLVLRFRTAFWERVREGTYRDGSFFLRPEGSFPAIWTLLPLRVPLMNAWAGGPKAAALAQHDERGLVAAALHDLRVLFGEEIDPAGELEAVYTHDWQRDPRSRGAYSYVAVGGTGARAALAAPVDDVLFFAGEATSPVGEAGTAGGALQTGERAAHEALAMLRL; encoded by the coding sequence ATGACCGACGTCGTCGTGGTCGGCGCCGGCGCCGCGGGGCTCGCCGCGGCGCGCGTTCTCACGCAGCACGGCGCGTCGGTCGCGGTGCTCGAGGCGCGCGACCGCATCGGCGGGCGGCTGTTCACCCGCGAGGATCCGGCGCTGCCGGTTCCGGTCGATCTCGGCGGGGAGTTCATCCACGGCGCGGTCCCGGAGACGTTCGCGCTGCTGCGCGCCGCGGGCAGCGTGGCGATCGACACCGGCGGCACCTCGTACACCTACGAAGACGGCGCGCTGCGGCTGCGCGACGATCCGTTCGAGATCATCGCTCGGGTCGTGAGCGGCGCGCGCGAGCTGCGCGAGGACGTCAGCGTCGAAGCGTACTTGCAAAGCATCGGCGACGGTCCGGACGCCGAGCGGGAGCGGGGCTACACGCGGATGATGGTCGAAGGCTTCGACGCGGCGGATCCCGCGCTCGCCAGCATCTGCGCGATCGCGGCCGAATGGGGCGACGAGAGCGGGCAAACCTCGCGTCAGTTCCGGCCGCTCGGCGGCTACGCGCGCTTGATGCGCGCGCTGCACGGCGCGCTCGACCCCGCGCGCGCGCAGGTGTCGCTGTCCACCACCGTGCACTTGGTGCGGCGCGAGGCCGGCGCGGTTTGCGTCGACGCGACCCGCGCGACGGGAACGGAAGTTTCGATCGCCGCGCGCGCCGCGATCGTGACGCTGCCGGTCGGCGTGCTGAAGGCGAACGCGGTGCGCTTCGAGCCGCCGCTGCCGCCGCCGAAGCTCGACGCGCTCGCGAAGCTGTTGATGGGCCCGGTGGTCCGGCTCGTGCTGCGCTTCCGCACCGCCTTCTGGGAGCGCGTGCGCGAGGGAACGTATCGCGACGGCTCCTTCTTCTTGCGACCCGAAGGCTCGTTTCCGGCGATCTGGACGCTCTTGCCGCTGCGCGTCCCGCTGATGAACGCGTGGGCCGGCGGGCCGAAAGCCGCGGCGCTCGCGCAGCACGACGAACGCGGCCTCGTCGCCGCCGCGCTGCACGACCTGCGCGTGCTCTTCGGTGAGGAGATCGATCCGGCCGGCGAGCTCGAAGCCGTCTACACGCACGACTGGCAGCGCGACCCGCGCTCGCGCGGCGCGTACAGCTACGTCGCCGTCGGCGGAACCGGCGCTCGCGCCGCGCTCGCCGCGCCGGTCGACGACGTCCTCTTCTTCGCGGGCGAAGCGACCTCGCCGGTCGGCGAAGCCGGCACCGCCGGCGGCGCCCTCCAAACCGGCGAACGCGCCGCCCACGAAGCGCTGGCCATGCTGCGTCTCTAG
- a CDS encoding AMP-binding protein has translation MDTLASAVVHQRVLDPFDFLERAAFVYPDKLAVVDGPARRTYPEFLDRVRRLAAALQATGIQAGERVAVLAPNTSMVLEATFAVPLAGGVLCALNTRLAPGEIDYILGHCGAALLLHDHELDGLVGKLESEIPRVRVAAPGESNPDGAFEYERFLAEADPSALAARAGAAQAGAGDETISINYTSGTTGKPKGVMYTFRGAYLNALAEIFHANLRPESVYLWTLPMFHCNGWCFPWAVTAAGATHVCLRKVDAAGINHAVHAEGVTHFCAAPTVLIGLVNHPDTVPFPHRVVVTTAGAPPAPATIAQIEALGAELHHVYGLTETYGPITECAWHSPQWDALPAAERARLRSRQGVPMVTLGAGDVRVVDAESNDVPADGKTQGEIVMRGNNVMKGYYADADATARAFAGGWFHSGDVAVRHPDGYVEIVDRAKDVIISGGENISTQQVEKLLLEHDAILECAVVAVPDEKWGEVPKAFVTLKPGRSAEAEELRDFMRARIAAFKVPKTFEFCELPKTSTGKIQKYVLREREWKSHEKRVN, from the coding sequence ATGGACACGCTTGCATCCGCCGTCGTCCACCAGCGCGTGCTCGACCCGTTCGACTTCTTGGAGCGCGCGGCGTTCGTCTATCCCGACAAGCTCGCCGTCGTCGACGGTCCGGCGCGGCGGACCTATCCGGAGTTTCTCGACCGCGTGCGGCGGCTCGCCGCGGCGCTGCAGGCGACGGGGATCCAGGCCGGCGAGCGCGTCGCCGTGCTGGCTCCGAACACTTCGATGGTGCTCGAGGCCACGTTTGCCGTGCCGCTTGCCGGCGGCGTGCTGTGCGCGCTGAACACGCGCCTCGCACCCGGCGAGATCGACTACATCCTCGGCCACTGCGGCGCCGCGCTGCTGCTGCACGACCACGAGCTCGACGGGCTCGTCGGCAAGCTGGAGAGCGAGATTCCGCGCGTCCGCGTCGCTGCGCCGGGCGAATCCAATCCGGACGGAGCGTTCGAGTACGAGCGCTTTCTCGCCGAAGCCGACCCGTCCGCCCTGGCCGCGCGCGCCGGCGCTGCGCAGGCCGGCGCGGGCGACGAGACGATCTCGATCAACTACACCAGCGGGACGACCGGCAAGCCGAAAGGCGTGATGTACACGTTCCGCGGCGCGTACCTGAACGCGCTCGCGGAGATCTTTCACGCGAACCTGCGGCCGGAGAGCGTCTATCTCTGGACGCTCCCGATGTTCCACTGCAACGGCTGGTGCTTTCCGTGGGCCGTTACCGCGGCCGGCGCGACACACGTCTGCCTGCGCAAGGTCGACGCGGCGGGGATAAACCACGCCGTGCACGCCGAAGGCGTGACGCACTTCTGCGCCGCGCCCACCGTGCTGATCGGTTTGGTGAACCATCCGGACACCGTGCCGTTCCCCCACCGCGTCGTCGTCACGACGGCCGGCGCGCCGCCCGCGCCGGCGACGATCGCGCAGATCGAGGCGCTCGGCGCCGAGCTGCACCACGTCTACGGCTTGACCGAGACATACGGCCCGATCACGGAGTGCGCCTGGCACAGCCCGCAGTGGGACGCGCTCCCCGCCGCCGAGCGAGCGCGGCTGCGCAGCCGGCAGGGCGTCCCGATGGTGACGCTCGGCGCCGGCGACGTGCGCGTCGTCGATGCGGAATCGAACGACGTTCCGGCCGACGGGAAGACGCAAGGCGAGATCGTCATGCGCGGCAACAACGTGATGAAGGGCTACTACGCCGATGCCGACGCGACCGCGCGCGCGTTCGCCGGCGGCTGGTTCCACTCGGGCGACGTTGCGGTGCGCCACCCCGACGGCTACGTCGAGATCGTCGACCGCGCGAAGGACGTGATCATCAGCGGCGGCGAGAACATCTCGACGCAGCAGGTGGAGAAGCTGCTCCTCGAGCACGACGCCATCCTCGAGTGCGCCGTCGTCGCCGTGCCGGACGAGAAGTGGGGCGAGGTCCCGAAAGCGTTCGTCACGCTGAAGCCCGGCCGCAGTGCGGAAGCCGAGGAGCTGCGCGACTTCATGCGCGCCCGCATCGCCGCCTTCAAAGTCCCGAAGACCTTCGAGTTCTGCGAGCTGCCGAAAACCTCAACCGGCAAGATCCAAAAATACGTCCTGCGCGAACGCGAATGGAAAAGCCACGAAAAGCGCGTGAACTAG